The stretch of DNA TAATATAAGACTAATTATGTATAGTTCATTATCAATTATAAAATAGATATTGcataatttcttaataaaataatttaagatttgaatagtgataattaaaatattctgaAGTTTACTTTTTAGTAATTTATTGGTCTATGTTTATAAAGCATCCTTTGGTTTTACTATattctattaaattatttagttCTTCTTATATTATTCAGTTAttaatataatagaataattaatataaaataggtatcaaaataataaacttaatattctaatatacattattgtctatatatatacaagTCTTAAAAGATGAAAACTTTTATAAAATGCTTTTTGTCTGTTAAATGCATTCTGCAGGTACAATTAAATAAGAAATGTTATATATACATTTGTTATTTaaagtttcattaaaaaattataacataAAAGTATGAAATACAATGGAAACAACAAGAGATTTACAATTACTATGCTATAAGATAAGATTAGGTTTACAAAGATAGTCATTAACTGTTCCTGTTCATTTTAAAATCTACGCTATGGTTACTGATACAAAACTGATAACAATAAAACACTGTATTTATTACCTTATGATGCTTATTTTGAACTCATTTCATTTCAATGAATCAATCTAATACTTCTTTGATGTATCTCTCTTTTTTAAAGTTAGTCTACACATAACAGTCCAATGGCATAAAATTAAGGGCAATATTGAAATTTAAAGTATTGCTCTTTTGTATTTTGTatctttattataaattttaaataaaactttACATGTACTATATTTATATAACACTTCTTATTTGATTATATTCATACGATATACCCCTAATACTTATAAATACTTATAACTCTAAAACAATTCTATATCATGAATGAAATCTAATAATTCTAGTATACTTACAGTTAGTTGATGTTTGTATACTGTTAGGCACATATAGGTTTTGTTCAATAAGACCTTGCACTAAAGCTTCCAAATTATATTCTTCTGAAGTAGCCAATGCTTTTACATTATATGCCTGTAAACAGacggaatttttaatttaaatgtaTAGTTTTTggttatataaattttgtaaaaattactttctaattaatttctactttctttctccttctttctaGTTAATTTCTTACATGttaatttaatacaaatataaaataagtaaaataccttttttgagaaaattaaattttatttctttcattctcaGATTTTATCTTACTATGATAATTGATATATTCTATATctctataattataattacttaCAGTATTCATTTCATCATTGGTAGAAACAGCTGTCCTTTTCTTAGTCCTTTTTTTCATTTGAACAGAAGAATAATTATTTGGATCTTTATTCGTGAGTAATTTCAAATTAGATTTATCTTTTTCAAACTGAGCTTTAGTAGTATATAACAAGTTATTATGATGTAATTGTAAGCTGAATTTTGTCATAAATACACGTGTTGTTAACGCATGGTAGTATGATGTACAAACAGTATTTATTTTtctagaaatattaaaattaatgttGCTCCTGCAcgttaatataataaatctCTGTATCGTGTAATTCATTTTATTCAATATTATGTATAAAAGTTCTGTTTTCTATTTGgttaacaaatataaaataagaaatatttcattaaattttttctatattttagtCAGATAtgtatgttttatttttaatgagAGAATCAGTAATATTATGAATAATATTTGTGAGCTTGCAACACACAACGTAATGTATgtttatatacacatatataattttatattatggtGCAtcctgtatatgtatatgtatgtatcttgTATCCTCGTACCTACAGTTGTATACGATCCTGTTTCTATATACCGTACCGATGAATAACAGAAAAAAATGTGTATACAACTCGGATTGGTGACAGAGCAAATATAGATAAAATTTTTTCCTATCCTTTTACATAATGTAACAATGTTTGAGAACgcaatttgaaaaaaaaagcgCACGATTTTGTTTTGCTACTTCGAAGGAGGTTGGTTCAAACCTTAGCAAGGACCACTTTCTTACAATGAATATATTTGTAaacgaaatatgtgcaatgtATAACGTgcgaacgaaaaagaaaaacatttaAACACTAAaaggattttttaaattttattttatgttttcaATTCGTGATCCATATCGACATGAGAATACGCCTTTTTTTAGGTGCGTATCTAAACAGAACATATGATCCTCGTTGGTAGCTGTAACGTAGTAAAAAGCTACCAAAATGTCAAGAAGGCATTATCATGTATTTTCGATCCAGTATTTCACGGTCTAAACTAAAAATTGTGCCTTATTAAAAACACTTTTTAAGAAAGCATGGAACTTGCTCGAAATCTTGTTACTTGCAAATTAAAATGCTATCTTCTCAAAGCGccgaaaaaatattatttgcatCATGTAAGACACATCAGGTAATATAAACTTCAtaacaaattaaatatatatattaattgaataaagtaaattatttatttatttttctatttcaagACACATATGGGGATGAAgccttttaattaaattaataattacattGTCTTCAATGTTATACATTTTTAACAAtgtcttttttaatttaaagtcttaattatataaaaagggCATGATATATGAAATGTATTAAAACATTCTAGCAAATAGTTATAAATGGAATGAGATATCAATGAATATGTATTTTTTCTAAATACATAGTgttcaaaaataagaaatataaattttagatTACTATATACTTTAATAAAAAGTTGATTATTAGGTTGTGGGACAGTTATATGGAAACAAATAATAtggaataatatttaaaatacaatatttggtataataTTTGACAAACATAAATCTTTATTTAAGCTCTATTTCTTTAGTTGTgctcataaaaatatatatttgcgtAAAAATCTGTAATCTGAAACAAATACAATAACAACCTTCTTTTACAGATTGGCAGAAGTGGGAAAATTAGAAACACCAAAATTACAAGGAAAGTATGAAACTGGTCAATTAATTCTACATAGAGTATTTGGTTACCGAGGTGTAATATTATTTCCTTGGACAGCAAGAGTTTATGACAGAGATATTCCAAATAAAAGAGAAGGGTAAAATAATCTTATAGttgcaaaataaataattaataaattacttaAAAATTCCATTTGTTTTTAGAAATACAAATGATCACTATAATAGTGTGGGAAAAGAAGTAAAAGGTAGAACTCATACCTTTTATCAGGTACTAATTGACCAAAGAGATTATCCTTTTATAGTAAGTATGAAAGGATGAGTAAAATATCACAGGGATATTTTAGTCTAGACAACTATGTTTGAGTCATGTTTTGCTACATGAAAAGAAACCTAAAACTTTTATAAATCTGgtaattttgtgaattttatattaataacatatgtatatacatataaattgagttgtttatatgtatataaaaaattcataatgAAAAAAGTTAAAGGCAATTTATTTCCatagaattaaaattttattgcataACATGtgcaaatataatatttttagtaaGCTTTGTGATTTCTTTAAAACGTCTTTATTCAATCTCATTATGTACAGTAGAAGTTTGTATCGATTGTTAGAAATGGTACAAACTTTCCAAACCAATATTTTAGGAATATATTCTTATgatagtaaaaaagaaaaatgtgaaaaactCCAGAAATGAAATTTGTTAATCTTCTAGAGCAAAATATTCCCTTAAATATataggaaaaaaaaaattaacatTATAAATCAATCTTATATGTTTATATGTAGCGTGCTCAGACAGAAGCTGTAACATTTTTGAGTAATCATGAAAGTAGTCATAGCTTATATACAGTCCCAGGATTGGATTATGTTGCTCATGAAGATGTTTTGCCTTATACTACAAATGAGAAAACTGCATTGCAACATGAATTATTTGACAAGTTCCTAGCATATAATCCAAATCAGGATCCATGTTTTGTTGCACAAGAAACCCTAAGAGCATGGCAGAAAAAGAATCATCCATGGTTGGAGTTATCAGATGTACATAAAGAAACTACTGAAAATGTTCGTGTTACTGTAATTCCGTTTTATATGGGTTATAGAGGAAATCAAGCTACAGCTGCACACTGGGTAAGTATTAAAACATACTTGTTACAAAGTGCAAGTTATTCTAACTTCAAATAAATAATTCCAtcctaattaaataaaatagtggCGCTACTGCATTCGATTGGAAAATTTGGGTGATATGAGTGTGCAATTACGTGAAAGACATTGGAGAATATTTAGTCTTTCTGGCACATTGGAAACTGTACGAGGACGAGGTGTTGTTGGTCAGGAACCTGTCTTATCAAAAATTTTACCTGCTTTTCAATATAGTAGTCATGTGAGTTTGCAAGCTGCAAGTGGTCATATGTGGTatgtatttgttattattttatgtTCAATATACTTCAGTAAAAATGattttgtatatattaatttaataattaaataaattacaatattattttattctttaataAAGTTATAATGTTCAATAATATTTGAATTACATGTATCCTTAGCTTTCAATGTAGATTtaacaaaatacaaatttttttgAACTTACATAAGATATCTTACAATAAATGATGCAACTGGGAATAGAAAATACAAAAGTGAATTCTCAAGggtatgaaaaatattaataaataaaagtgtgaaataaaattatataattaaaagaattgAACGTTTTTTGATTATGCGTGCATCTAACCGAGTTTTAACTATGTAGAGTTCTTAAAGAACAAAGATTTTTTCATTACTAATGTTTTTCGATGTTAAGAAAGTAATTGTTGTTTTTATTACCTTTTCCTACTATAGGTTTGATGAGAGTTCTATATAATAAGAGCTTGAATGCACACATAATCAAAGAATCTTCAAATGCGATATCTTAGTCTTGTGCTGAAAAATTTGTCCTATATTTTCGAATTAGTTCTTTTATGTAAAATTACTGCTTTTTCAATTGCATCATCGGTTGTATGACACAATCtaaaaatgttttaatattattgATTGTAATGTGTATAAAGGTAAGTGTTACAGCATAGTAAATATgtcatattatgttatattttagGGGTACATTCAGAATGGAAAGGGAAGATGGATATGCGTTTGATTGTAGGATTCCACCATTTTCTTTGGAATCTAAAATAGAGAAACCACCTACAGATATGAATATCAATTCTTGAACAAACTATGTAATGCCGTGTGGAAAGTGATGGAAAATAAATAACGCTAAAAATTGATAAACAATATAAACTAATACATGTGATCTTtacttatataataatacttatATCGATTGTAATAtttgattataaatattatgaGTAGAATTTAAGCTGTGTAGTTTTTGGTATATAgtaaatttataacaaatattttatcatgttattttaaatataataagatctgttacaaatagatatatgaataaaatataattgtataaatatagttgttctttatcttgtaattaaattaagaaTAAACAAATATGTTATctcttgaaataattaaaaggcATCAATAAGATTGATAATTTCATGTACTGAACTTAAATactgaatatatatattttataaaatgcatatgcaaatgttattatataaaaaattctcgaatttttaaatgttaattGATAATGTTTTCAAAAATTAGACATAATCCTAGATACtttattattctattttattatatattttattgtatattttattattaaattattattttatgaacAGAAAAATTTAAACATATCTTGAAAAATATTGCCAAAAGTCTTCTCCACTAACGTTAATATTCGCTTTTTAATTCGTTTACTTCGTTTAATTAGTTACTAAAAAGCTTAGATACAAAAGTTATAAAAGATGATCCTTATTATTTTCTCCGCAATTTCGATAAATAgtaaatttttccaaatttttttACACATTATCTAGTAAACTAATGCTTCTAACTTCTCAAAACAGATTCAAGTCATTTGgtacaatatttaaaaagttattcTATTTTAAAGAGTGTATGAAAGCTTTTATGACTGATTGTATGTAACAAAAATTATATCAGGGGTGAGTACATAGCTGGGTGATGAGTGGATGATGAATAACTAGTTAGAGAGATGCAGTTATCACTTAATATCAGAGATCTACTCATTTTCGGTGCTACTTTTAAACTTTGCATAATATTTGTTGGAAACTTTTGAATCTATTACAGTTACACCATCATGAGAACTTGTCTTTAATATAGTAGAATGAATTTAGCTTCGatgattatatttataaactagAGACATCCTGTGTAAACCGAGAGCGAAATTGACTGATTATATACGCAAATAGAAAACTTTATATCACTCAAATATTCATTAAGTCAGCCTATTAGGAGGATGAAATAACTTAGAACTTTAGACTATTTATTACCTTACCAAATTAACAGGTCGACCCTCTTAATATAATTTCTCGGTATCTTATCCTCAATAATTCACgtaaatttttctttctcgcCGCGGATATGCATTCTTTTCCTGGAAGGACGATGCAATACTTCCACTTCCATCTACTCAAGAAAACAAGACCCGATCGGTGAGGTGAGACTCACCCCTCATTGGACCAGCAGGATCAAGGAAGGGAACCTAGGGCTTGAGAAGATGCAGCAGTCGAAAATCGAAAACGAGAACGAATTTTGTCAGATCATTTCTGTTGACTTTCGAGAGATAGTCTTGTTGTATTCTTGATGAACTAGTTTCTATAGCAAAGTACAAGCTTTGAATAAAGTTTAGATTTATTAAAGTGTACACTTATAAAAGTCTTTTCAATTACCGCGCACTCCAGGGAACAGAGCGGGTCAGCATTCCACGGGCACCAACCCACTCATCTTTTCCCTAAAACCACGTAACTTAACGTAACAGCAGTTACAGCAAGAAGAATTCATACATCACGATGGTTGCCTGTAAGTTACGTTTTTATTTACATTCATATATTTAGTTTTCATCCTTCTTTTCAATACAATATTCGTGCAATACAATTATAGAAGAATTGAAGTTTTTATTGTAGTAAATATTAAATTCTGTTAAATTCTCTGTTTAGCCACTCCCCGTTCTTATTAACTCTTATTGTATTGATACTTGctgttaataaaatatttactttctaaaaaaattaattagctCCAATTAGTTCACGGCAATGCCTTAATTATTCTACGAAACAAttagttatatattttttttaaataagtaGTCAAGTTCTTTGGAATGTTTGATATTTCAGAATTTCAACTAAACTAAaaacatatgtatgtatttacatAGAAATGTCTTTGCACAGATATTTCCTGTTAATTTAAGAATACtgcgtattatattttatttaaaaaagaagtaATGTTACAATTATTTGgaaaatatcgaatattatGAATTACGGCTGattcgaatttttatgaattgttaatatttattagtattatggtaatattaattttacaacTAATTCTAATATACATTTCTTTAGATATACTGtttaacatatatatttttttttattttaataaaatgtagtttaatctagattaaaattatgttaatttaaatgtattttaataaaatttaatggaaAGTGTTGCTCATGAACAATTATGATC from Bombus affinis isolate iyBomAffi1 chromosome 3, iyBomAffi1.2, whole genome shotgun sequence encodes:
- the LOC126914526 gene encoding polymerase delta-interacting protein 2, which codes for MELARNLVTCKLKCYLLKAPKKYYLHHVRHIRLAEVGKLETPKLQGKYETGQLILHRVFGYRGVILFPWTARVYDRDIPNKREGNTNDHYNSVGKEVKGRTHTFYQVLIDQRDYPFIRAQTEAVTFLSNHESSHSLYTVPGLDYVAHEDVLPYTTNEKTALQHELFDKFLAYNPNQDPCFVAQETLRAWQKKNHPWLELSDVHKETTENVRVTVIPFYMGYRGNQATAAHWWRYCIRLENLGDMSVQLRERHWRIFSLSGTLETVRGRGVVGQEPVLSKILPAFQYSSHVSLQAASGHMWGTFRMEREDGYAFDCRIPPFSLESKIEKPPTDMNINS